The Thermodesulfatator atlanticus DSM 21156 genome contains the following window.
CGAAAATTGTAAGCGTAAGCCTCAATTAGCACCCATAGTCATTCAGGAAATAGCCATGGCGCTCAAAACTCTCACGTAGACGGATTTTTTTTGCTGGTTCAAGGGCATAGTATTTTTGCAAAAATTTCACTGCCGAAGCTCCTTCACCACAGGCTGCTTCAAATAGGTCTCTAGTTTCTTTTTCGTCTAAATGGGCTTCTTCAAGTATTTGCTTAAGCTCTTTTTTTCCACAAAGGCGTTTTTCTATAACGGAAGAACCGACATTTTTTTGGCCAATTATTACCCACGGGCAGTCTAGCTCACCACTGCCATCCTTTCCGTAATACAAATAAAACCCCTTTCCGCTACAACTCACAAAAAAAACTGAAGAAACAATAAGCAGCAACAAAATCTTCATTTAATACACCCTCCTTTTCATAGAACTTTAGTATGAATAAAGGTCAAAAGCAATCTCTGAGTTAACAAATCCGGAAAGCAAATTTCCTTTGCAAAAAATGGGAGAGGACTCCTTGCAGTTGGGCTTACAATTTTAGATCTCAGCAGTTTTGCAAAGTTTCGAAATTTTATAACTTGTCTTTTTAAACAGTTTTGATGTTTAATTAGGCCAGGAGGTGAATATTGGAAGTTTTCATTGCAGGTGGAACCGGATTTGTAGGGCCATATCTTGCGCGCGCCTTATTAGAAAGGGGCTTTAAAGTTAAGGTTTTGGTAAGGCGTCCTGAAAAAGCCTTGGTAGTTCCCCAGGGAGTTTCTCTTTCTTATGGTAATCCCACTGTTGCAGGAGATTGGCTTCATGATTGTGCTAAAGCAGACGTTGTTATCAATCTTGTAGGCACCAATATTTTTGCTCGCTGGACTAAAGCTTATAAAGAACTCATTCGGGAAAGCCGCTTAAGCGCTACCAAAAACATAGTTTCGGTACTTTCCAAAGGGCAAACTTTATTGAACGCTTCTGCAGTGGGATACTATGGCGCAGATCGCGGGGAAGAAGAAATCACCGAGGAAAGCGCTCCTGGAAAAGACTTTTTAGCAAAGGTATGCCAGGAATGGGAAGAAATGGCTTTTTCAGCCACTCAAAAAGGCGTTCGCGTCTGCACCTTGCGTTTTGGGATAATACTTGGCCAAAAAGGTGGGGCCTTATCAAAAATGCTGCTCCCCTTTAAATTGGGCTTAGGTGGACCCATTGGAAAAGGCAACCAGTGGTTTCCTTGGATACATATCGAAGACGTAGCCCGTGGAAGCATTTTTCTCATAAAAGATAAAAAACTATCTGGGCCTTTTAATTTCGTTGCGCCTCAAATAGTAAGAAACAAGGAATTTGCCAAAACCCTTGCCCGGGTGCTTAAGCGTCCTGCTGTTATGTCGGTCCCCCCAAAGATGCTTGAGATGATTTTTGGAGAACTTGCAATGCTTCTCACAGGAGGAGTTAAAGCTCGGCCTAAAAGGCTTCTTGATGCAGGATACAAATTTTCGTTTCCTGAACTTTACCCTGCTTTACAGGACCTTTTAAAGAAAAAGCTTTTCAGGCGATAAGAACTAAAGGGGGTAGAAATATGGAATGTCAATTTGAAATGTTAGAGGAAATGATAGAAGACGACACAGAGTTTACGATAGAAACACTTGGGCCCTGTAAGGTTGACAATCCCCTTAAAAAAGAACCGATATGCTACGTCACAGATGATATGAAAGTGGCCCTCAAAATTTCAGAGGGCTATCTTAAAAAATGCCTGGAAGAGGGAAAACTTCCGCCAACAGTAGAGCTTGCCGGACCAAGGCCTAAAATCTATTTTGATCCCGCTAAAACCAGAGCCGCTATAGTAACCTGCGGAGGGCTTTGCCCAGGAATTAACGACGTAATTCGCTCTATTGTGTTGACCCTTTATTTTTCCTATGGCGTAAGACACATTTTCGGCATTCGTTATGGCTTACAGGGCTTTATCCCTAAATACGGCCACGATGTGATGTATCTTACCCCTGACGTAGTGTCCAACATCCACGAACTAGGCGGGACTATCTTAGGCACTTCGCGGGGGCATCAGCCCATTGACGAGATTGTTGATGCCCTTGAGCGGCTAAACGTACAAATACTTTTCATGATTGGTGGAGACGGTACTTTCAGGGCGGCAAGTCTCATCAAAGAAGAAATAGACCGGCGCGGTCTTAAAATAGCCGTAGTTGCTGTGCCCAAAACCATCGACAACGACATTTACCTCACGTCTAAAACATTTGGCTTTGATACTGCGGTAGAAATGGCCTGTCAGGCCATAAGATGTGCCCACACCGAGGCCATTGCCGTGCCAAACGGAGTAGGCCTTGTGAAAGTGATGGGACGCTATGCTGGATTTATTGCTGCTGCGGCTACCCTTGCGCGCAAAGAAGTTAATTTCTGTCTGATTCCAGAAGATGACTTTGACCTTGAGCCCCCAAACGGTCTTCTCTCCGCGCTAGAGGCGCGCCTTGAAGCCCGCAAACATGCGGTCATCGTGGTAGCTGAAGGTGCCGGGCAAAAATATGTCCGCCCTGATCCACCAGAATACGACGCCTCAGGCAATCTAAAGCTAGGGGATATAGGCAAATTCTTAAAAGATAAAATCAAAGAACACTTCACCCAAAAAGGTCAGGAGATTTATATCCGGTATATTGATCCCAGCTATATTGTCCGTAGTGTACCTGCCATTGTAGATGATCGTATTTATTGTGGCTTTTTGGGGCAATATGCCACCCATGCAGCCATGGCAGGGAAAACCGGTTTGATGGTAAGCTACTTAAACGACCGTTATATCCATGTTCCCCTTTCTGCTGCAGTTAAAAAACGCAAACAAGTAGACCTCAGAAGCCGTTTCTGGCAATCTGTGCTGGAGTCCACCGGACAACCACCTCTTAAAAACTAAAAGAAAAGGCGGAGGAGAAATGAAGGCTATTATCCTTGCTGGAGGATCAGGTACAAGGCTTTGGCCGCTTTCCCGTAAAGACTATCCCAAACAATTTCTCAAGCTAAATGGCGAACGCTCCCTTTTACGACAAACCTTTGACCGCTTGCTTACCTTTTTAAGACCAGAAGACATTCTTATCCTTACCTGTGAGGACTATAAATTTCACGTAAAAGAACACCTTTCAGACACAAACGGCTATCATCTCCTCTGTGAGCCTTTGGGGCGCAATACCGGCCCTGCGATTGCCTATGGTTTCAAATACGCCTGTGAAGTATTGGGGTTTGACCCGCAAGAGGCGTTTTTGATTTGCCCCTCTGACCACCTCATCGAACCAGTAGAGACTTTTGCAAGCACAGTTCAAGCCGCAGAAAAAATCGCCCAAGAAAACTACCTAGTTACTTTTGGCATCTCTCCAAAACGCCCAGAGACAGGTTATGGCTATATCAAGCAAGGGGAGCCGCTTTGCAAAAACAAAGAGTGTTTCGCTTATAAAGTAGCCCGTTTTACCGAAAAACCAGACCTAGAGACCGCAAAATCTTATCTTGCTGAAGGTGGTTATTACTGGAATGCCGGTATTTTTCTCTTCACCCCAGAAACCTTCGCAAAAGAACTTTCTAAATGCGCCCCTGATATTTACGGGCTTTACGAAAAAGGCTTTGCCGCCATGGGCAAAGAATTCGCCCAAATGCCGGATATCTCCATTGACTACGCGCTCATGGAAAAATCAACTCAGGTAGCGGTTGTTCCACTTGACGTTTACTGGAACGACATCGGCTCCTGGGACGCCTTATTTGACGTGCTTCAAAAAGACGAACACGGAAACGCCAAAACAGGTCGCGTGATTAGCATTGAGACCCAAAATAGCATGATCCTTGGGCAAAAACGCCTCATAGCTACCATTGGGATTGAAGACCATTTGGTTGTAGAAACCCCTGACGCCATTTTGATAGTGAAGCGGGGAGACGCCCAAAAGGTTAGCCAGCTTGTAAAAAGCTTACGAGAAGAAGGCTACCCTGAGGCTCTAGAACACGTTACCACCTATCGTCCCTGGGGAAGTTACACCGTTCTAGAAGCAGGACCGCGCTACAAAATAAAGCGTATTGTGGTCAAACCAGGCGAACGCCTAAGTCTTCAGATGCATTATCACCGCTCTGAACACTGGGTAGTGGTGAGAGGTACGGCTAAAGTTCAAATAGGCGATGAAGAAATGTTTTTGCACGAAAACGAATCGATATTCGTGCCCAAATCCACCAAACATCGCCTGGAAAACCCGGGAAAAATCCCTTTGGAAATTATCGAAGTCCAGAACGGAGAATACCTTGGCGAAGATGATATCGTAAGATTCGACGACATTTACGGACGCTCTAAAAAGTAAAAACACTTTATCGCCAGTTTCTTTTCCTAATAGTTTGGTATAGAATAAATGTATGACCATAACGGAATTTGTGGCAACTTTTGCCACTAATTTTTTCCATATCCTGGCAAGTATTGCCCCTTATTTTCTGGTTGGGCTTTTAATAGCAGGTCTTATAAAGGCGCTCATTCCTCAGGAAAAACTGGCCACCCATCTGGGGGCAAGCAAAGTCTCAGCCATCTTTAAGGCTGCTGCCTTAGGGGTTCCCCTTCCTCTGTGTTCGTGTAGTGTTTTGCCCGTGGCACTTTCATTAGCACGTCACGGTGCCGGGCTTCCGGCCACGGTGGCCTTTTTGGTAGCCACCCCACAAACGAGCATTGACGCCCTTTTTATTACTTTTGGGCTTTTTGGCTTGCCCTTTGCCGTAAGCTACGCCCTTGCGGCCTTAACCGCAGGCATTGCCGCGGGATTCATTAGCTTTTTGGTGATAAGAGACAAAAAGATTTCATTGGTCCCTGAAGACTTATCTCCTTGTTGCGCCCAAAATCGTTCAAGTCCTCTAAGAGAAGCCCTTCATTACAGTTTTGGGGACCTGATGGCAGAGCTTGCCAGACCGCTGGCCATAGGCCTTATTCTGGCAGCGCTTTTGGTTACCATTCTGCCTCCAGGGTACCTTGGGCAAAAAGTTAGCCCTGGATTTTGGCAATACCTGGCGATGCTGCTTACCGGTGTCCCCCTTTACATGTGTTCTACGGGTTCTCTGCCTTTGGCCTATTCTTTTTATTTGCAAGGATTTTCGCCAGGAAGTCTCCTGGTTTTTCTAATGAGCGGGCCAGCAACCAATGTCGCTTCCTTGGTTATCATTCGAAAGATTTTCGGCACAAAGACCTTTGCTGTTTACGCCTTATCTCTTATTGGGTTTTCTATCATCGCAGGCATAATACTTGATTTTTTGTGGCAAGAGGGAAGCTTTGTCTTCAAGCCTCCGGTGGATAGGGGCGCACATTTATCAGTTTTAAACGTCCTGGCAGCAGCTGTTTTGGGAACGCTAATTATCATGCATTTGCTGAAGTCTTATTTCAGGCGCGCCAAAACCTGTACGTGTAAAAGCTAGTCTATCTGAGCAAGGCCTTGGAGTTTCCCCGCCCAAAAAGAAGTTGCTCTGGGGTAAATCTTTGCAAATTCAACATGCAAATAGCCATCTTTCCATTCTTCCCTGCGAATTTCTATACGCACCTGGGCGGTACGGAAATGGGCCAAAAGGGCATGTAGGGCTTCTTTATGTTTGAGCCTGACCCTGAAGACTTCTTCTACCGGCTCACCCTGCGATACACCATCAAGGAGCTTTTTTATTTCGCCAAAAAGGGCACTTCCAAGCTCTTTGGAAAAGGCTTCGTCAAAGGGCTGGCCAAGCTCCCAACGAGTAATGGCTATACGCACCAGCCGATGCACAATGTAGCTGGCATCAAGCTCACCAATGTAAGGAAAGGCCACGCGCAGGTCGGACACATTTGACGCTGAAGTAACGTATTTGATAACCCGGCCGTAGCGCAAAGACGCAGGCTTAATAACTATCCCTTCCCTTCCTTCTTCATCGTAGTGCAAAATGAGTTTTTTAAGGGAAGAAATATCATCAGGTTGATAGGGCCCGTTAATCTCTGGTGTTCTGAATTCATAAGCTTGCAAAAGCTTATACTTTTCTTCAGGAGGCAAAAAAGTCTCTTTTTCAAGGTCAAACAAATCAAACACAAAGAATAAAACGTCTTCTTTTACGTAAGGCGGCCATTCTGAGACAAAAGGATTTTCCGGGCCTGCTACCTCACAACACACCACCAGCTGCGGATACTTTTCAAAAAATTCCGGAAGCCTTGGCAAAAAATCCAGATAGCGATCCGTAGCAAATGGGCATACGTAGCCCCTTCGGGTAAAGGCCTTTATCTCGCCAAATACTTTGGCCAACCTGACGTTATAGCCTTCGATTTTTTCTTCCGCATAAAAGGGCCCACGTAGGTAGCGGGGAATGCCTGTTTCAAGTACAAATACCCTGGGGATACTAGGAAAGCCCGGCATAAAAAAGTGTGGCCCTACTACTGTGCCAGCGAGAAAACCGCGGAACTCACGCTTGAAACGAAACGCGGGTTTTTTAAGACCCTCTATGAAAAGGAGCTTTCCCTGCTCGTGGGCCTTTGCCAAGTCTTCAAAGGGAACTTTGCGCAACCTGCGATTGGCCTTATAAACTTCTTCAAGTAGCTTTTTTTGCCTTTCCAGCTCTTCAACCAGCATAATTCATTTTAACCCGTGTTTTAATTTTTATTCTACTTATTTGTGAATCAGGTTAAAGGATACCCTCTGTCCATCTTATATATCAATTTATTTGGCTGTTCTTAAGGTCTGGGATCCGTTCCCATTTGTCGAAACGAAAAATAGGAATGATTCTTCTTGTCTTAACAAGACTGATCTCGGTTATTTTTGCAAAGGTGTCGATTTATTGAGAATCTTCTATAAGAAATTCGCACTCTTGCAAAATATGTCTGAGATATGGTTCTACTTTTTTCACGTTACCACCTCAACTTTTCTTATGTGGGGTTTTATGAAGGGACTTATGCTTTTTTCTGTTAAAAGGTCAACCTTTACGCCAAGAAGTTCACTCAGTTCTTCCTCAATTTTTACAAGCTCAATAAGAGTAGGTGTTTCATAAAATTGCACAACTAGATCCAGATCACTTTTTTCTGTTTGTTTGCCTTCAACATAAGAACCAAAAATTTTCAATTTCTTTATGCGATATCTATTTTTCAATTCTTTTTTATGCTGTGAAAGGATTTGAATGAGTTCATTTAGTGTTTTTGAATTTTTTTTCATCTTATCCTCATCTTCTCATTTTTTGGGCCGGTATAATAAAGCTATTTTATTATTGTCGGGGTTATGAAATTTTACCGAGGTGTGCATGAGGCGCCAAATTTTACGGGTAAGTGGATCGCGGCCCTGGTGTGCGGGAATAGCAGTCCAGGTGCCAATGCAGGGGATTTTCGGCGATTTATTAGCGGATGATGTTCAATGTGCATTCTTTGGGGACAGTTTGTTCCCAATAATTGCGTTGCCATACCTGTGCGTCCGGTCTTTCCCATAGGTCGCTGATGTGGCGGGTGACAGCGGATTTGAATGAACCCTAGCACGGCCCCTAACGACCCAATGCGGCGCCACGCAGGACATTTTTTGGTAGGGGCAACGCATGCGTCGCCCCTACATGGTTTACAATTCAAATAATACCACGTACATGGCTAGACATCAGCACGGATGCGTCCAATCCCACACGGGAGAAGTGGTCTGTGGTTTCCCCAAGATGCCTGGCATGATTTCCATTAACTTAATTTCCCCTTTCTGAGGTGTCCGGATTTTTAGGTGGCCGTAATTAAACCGTTCCCAAAAAAGAAACAATCCCTGGGGTATCAAGGTCTCCCCTTACTTCTGGAGAAAAGTCAGGGATAAAATGTTTGATCACCCACAAGTTTGTAAAAAAATGTCTGGTTAATCTTGAAGTATCAAAGCAAAAAGGCATCCTGGTGATAGCAAGGGGCAAAAGGAGCTGGTCTGCCAGGTAGGGGTCAACTGCTTTTTGCGTCTTATAAAACTCGAAAAAAGCAAAAACTGCCTCTTCGGCCACTTTTTCCGCAGGCTTTCCCTTTTTACCTAGGGAAAAAAATCCTGCCCGCTTTGCCCCTTCAGAAATGGCCACAAAAACAACTGTCCCCGGGCTCTTGGCCCAGGCTTTTTCAAGTTTTACTTCGGGCTCAAATCCCTTTTCGGCTAATATTTCCGAGGCTGCCTTAGCCTGTCTCGTGCGAATATGGGAAGGCAAATCTTCGGTTACCACAGAAAGAACTTTTACTTTTTTCGTTTTATACGGGCCGCATAATTCAAAAGGTTCGCTGATTTCTTTTTGAGGGGCAATTTTTACGCTTACTTCTCCGCCTCCTGCAGGGTAAAAACCATATCTTCTCAGCTCAAAGGCAAAAGAAAATCCAAGCTGTTCAAGAATGGGAGCATAGACTTCTGCAAGATAGTGATAACAAGGGGCGTAAGGCACATGGGTGCCACCTTTTAAAAGGAGCTTAGAGGCCCCGGCACACGCCAGCGCAAGGCCTACGGTTTGAAAGACCAATGCCGTGGCCCCGGCTGTCCCAATATCAAAATGATAGGAACCAGGTTTTACCTTTTTCGGATGAAAGGAAAGATAAAGAGAACCTACCCGTGCGCCTTCTACTTCTGCGCCTGAGATTTTCTGGGCAGCCTTAACGCAGGTAAGGTGTTGAGGGCGAAGGCCTGGTTTTGGTCTTTTGGCGCGGATATTAACCAGCTCAAAAGACTTTTGAGTAAGCATAGAAAGCGTAAGCGCGGTACGGAGGATCTGGCCCCCACCTTCACCATATGAGCCGTCTATTCTTATCATCTCCTGAAACACGCTATTAGGTGCCCTTGCGAAACTTCTCTTAATGCTGGGGTCTCTTCTTTACAGGAAGATAATGCTTCCTGACAACGATGGAAGAACGGACAGCCCTTTTCTACTTTGGTGGGATCAAGGGGCTCCCCTTGAATAAGACGTCTTTGCTTACGAAGCGTAGGATCAGGCTCAGGCACCGCTTCAAGTAGCATTTCAGTATAAGGATGATGCGGAAGGGCATAAAAATTCGTAACCGGTGAGACTTCTACCACCCGGCCAAGATACATAACCGCCACCCGATGACTTAAGAAAAGCACCAGGGGAAGATCATGAGAGATAAAAAAGTAAGTAAGGCACCTTTCTTGTTTTAGTTTTAAGAGCAACTCGAGCATTTGTGCCTGTACAGAAACATCAAGGGCAGAGGTGGGTTCATCAAGAATCAAAAGTTCAGGCGAAAGGATAAGGGCCCTTGCAAGGGCTATGCGCTGACGCTGACCGCCGCTAAACTGATGGGGATAACGTTTCATGTCTTCCTCGCTAAGCCTTACCAGCGCAAGCATCTGAGCAACCCTTTCTCGAAGGGCTTTTTTCTCAGTGCAAAGTTTGTGGATGACCAAAGGCTCTGCAAGCAGATCAAAAATCTTTTTACGGGGGTTTAGCGAAGAATAAGGATCCTGAAAGACAATCTGGACCTTGCGCCTTATCTGGCGGCGCTCTTTTTCTGAAAGAGAAGAAAGGATTTTCCCCTCAAAAAGGACCTCGCCTTTTTCCGGAAGTTCAAGCCCCAAAGCAAGCCTTGCCAGGGTGCTTTTGCCACAGCCAGACTCTCCAAGCACCCCTAAGATTTCTTCGCGCCCTACCGCAAGGTTCACCTCTCGCACCGCATAAAAGGCCCTTTTCGGTGCGAAAAAGCCCCGCCTTAAATGATAAATCTTCGAGACGTTTCTAAACGTAAGGATCTCAGACATAAAAACACCTTACCAAATGGCCATCTCCGCTGGCTCTTAAAGAAGGTTCTTCTTCAAAACAGCGTTTTTGTGCGATGGGGCAGCGCTCAGAAAACTTACATCCCTTGGGTCTTGCGCCAGGCGGGGGAACATGGCCGGAAAGTGCCTTAAGGCTTTTTTTGCCAGGCTGAGGCAACGCTTCAAGTAAAGCCTTGGTGTAAGGGTGTAGTGGATTTTTAAAAAGCTCCACGCAACTTGCTTGCTCAACTAAGCGCCCTGCATACATAACCGCCACCCTATCAGCTAATTCAGCCACCACTCCGAGATCGTGTGAGATAAGAAGAATGGCAAGGTCGCGGGTTTCGCGAAGTTTGCGCAAAAGCTCAAGGATCTGAGCCTGGATAGTGACATCAAGGGCGGTGGTTGGTTCATCTGCAATGAGAAGGGAAGGGTTTCCCGCAAGGGCCATGGCAATCATTACCCGCTGGCGCATACCCCCTGAAAGTTCGTGAGGATAAGACTTAAGGCGCTCTTTTGGCGCAGGAATTCCAACTTCTGCCAAAAGCGAAGCTGCTTGCTCCAGGGCTTTTTTAAAAGAAATTTTTTGGTGCAAAACAAGGACCTCTGCCACCTGGTAACCCACGGTAAAGACGGGGTTAAGGCTAACCATAGGGTCTTGAAAAATCATGGCAATACGCCCGCCACGAATAGCCCGCATTTCCTCTTGAGAAAGCTCAAAGAGATTCTTGCCTTGGAAAAAGAGCTTCCCCCTGGCCTCAACACCTGAAGGCAAAAGGCGCATTATAGCAAGGCCGGTAAGGCTTTTGCCACAGCCTGATTCACCCACCAAGGCCAGGATTTCTCCTGAAGCAACATCAAAGGACAAATTTTCCACAATGGGAGTTCTTGACTTAGCCAAAAAGATGTTTAGGTCTTTTGCCTCTAATAATTTCATCTTGACAAGCATAACATCAAACCCATTTTTCAGGCAGCAGAAAAAGGAGGTTAAAGATGTTTCCCATACAGGACGATGCCCCCCGTCGTGGGGTGCCGGTGGCCACTTACATTTTGATAGCTATCAATGTTTTGGTATTTCTTCTTGAGGTTTCGCTGCCAAGGGGTTTGGTAGAGCAGATTATTTATTATCTTGGAGTGGTCCCGGCCCGGTACACCCATCCCATGGGAGCTGAACTTTTCCCCGGACTTAAATACCTTGCCTTTGTCACGTGTCTTTTCTTGCATGGGAGCTGGATTCACCTCATTGGAAACATGTGGACACTCTGGATTTTTGGAGACAATGTAGAAGACCGCATGGGAAGCCTTCGTTTTGTAATTTTTTATTTTCTGTGTGGATTTTGTGCCAGCCTTTTTCATATTTACATGCATCCTGATTCGACCATCCCAACCATTGGTGCCTCAGGAGCTATCTCCGGGGTGCTTGGAGCTTATTATGCGCTCTTCCCCTTGGCAAGGATCGTGGTCATGATTCCCATCTTCATTTTTCCGTTCTTCTTTGAAATTCCTGCGGTTTTATACCTGGCGTGGTGGTTTTTTATACAGGTCTTTTCAGGCACCCTTTCCGTGGTGCAAGGACAAATCGTGGGGGGAGTGGCCTGGTGGGCTCACGCCGGCGGTTTCTTAGCAGGCCTTTTTTTCCACCGCCTGTTTTGCAAACGTGGTTTGCGCCCGTGTTTTGCTGATGAACGTACTCCATGGGGAGTACTTGCTTTTTATGACCAAAAAACAAATCGATAGGAGGTAAAAAAATGAGTGGTTTTGACATTTTCTGGTTGTTTTTCATCTTAATGACGCTTCAGCCTCTTATGAGGCAGCGTTTTCTTGAAGCCGCAAGGCAACGCATGATTGAAAAAATCGAGAAGAAACGCAATTCCAGGGTTATTCTGCTGGTGCATCGTCAGGAGACCATGAGCTTTTTTGGATTTCCGGTGATGCGCTACATTGACATCAACGACTCTGAACAGGTAATCCGTGCCATTCACATGACAGACCCAGATGTCCCTATTGACATTATCCTTCACACCCCGGGAGGCTTGGTGCTTGCGGCCCTTCAAATCGCTAAGGCCTTGAAACGCCATAAGGCCAAAACCACGGCCTTTGTGCCTCACTATGCCATGAGCGGAGGGACCCTTATAGCTCTCGCCGCAGATGAGATTGTCATGGACGAACACGCGGTGCTCGGGCCTGTTGACCCGCAGCTCGGCCAGTATCCAGCAGCTTCTATCGTCAAAGTAGCCAAGGAAAAACCTATTGATAAAGTTGACGACCAGACCTTGATTTTGGCAGACGTTTCAGAAAAGGCCCTTAGACAAATGAAAGAGCAGTTAAAAGAACTGCTTTCTGGTAAGTATCCTGATAGCAAGATAGAAGAATTGGCTGAAATCATGTCTCAGGGCCGCTGGACGCACGATTATCCTATTACTTTTGAAGAGGCCAAAAAGCTGGGGCTTCCTGTGCGCACGGACATGCCCGTAGAAATCTATCAACTCATGAATCTCTTTCCGCAACCCCTCAGACAGCAGCCCTCGGTGATGTATGATCCCTCACCGCGTCGCACCAGCGGACGAGAAAACCTAGGCTTTGGAAAGAACTTAGCTTAGAAATAAAAAAGCCCCGCTTAAGCGGGGCTTTTTTTATTTTTTTTAGGACAACCTGCCCTAGGTTTTTAGCAGCTTCAACCACTGCCGCAATTGCGCATATCGCATGCGGCAAAATCCATGGCCGTTGCTTCGCGGACTTCGTCGATCTTGATCTTCATGATTACATTGTGCCCAGCAGCAGGATGGTTGAAATCAGCAATGACCTTGCCGTTTTTCTTTTCAAGCACAAGAAACATAAGCTGACGCCCGGTAGGGGTAACTTCCTGGTAATACTCCCCTTCTTTTACCTGGTCGGGATTCTTGAGCTGATCAAGTGAGATTTCTTGCACAAGGCTTTTGTCATAAGGGCCATATGCTTGCTCAGGGGGAATAGTTACCGTAAGTTCGTCGCCTTCTTTAGCTCCGGTGATGGCCTGTTCGATAAGGGGCATCAGGGGATCACGACCATAGAGAAAGCTAACACGCATGGGCCTTGAAAACCAAGGCGGAGTTTCTTTGCCCTCGATTTCAAGCTGATAACTCAAGGTTATCACCTTGTTGGGCATTACTTTCTTGTCGTCCATAATCATTCCTCCAAAAGAAATATTCGTAATTAAAGAAGTATACAAAAAAACTAAGCTTTGGTCAAAAAATTTTTCTGAAAATTTTAATCAAATATTTTTCTTGCCGAAAAGTAAATAAAAAAATCAGGCCAAGGAGGGCACTATGGTAAATGGAATTAACCAGGATGTAAAGCTCGCGTATCAAGTACAAAACCAAACTAAAACCCAAACCCAAGAGAAAAACCAAATAAGTACTAAGCCACAAAATCGCATTCAGAGCCAGGACCCCGCTACCTCTCCACTTCAAACTCAAACGCAAGTAAAAAATCAAATCCAAGACCAAGTCACGATTCAAAACAAAATTTTGCAACAAAGTCAGTTCCAAACAGAGCAAAAAGTTGCTGAAAAACTGCCTAAGCCCCCTGCTGTTAGTGACACAGGCGACATAGCCACTTCCGAGCTAAACGGTCTTTTTCGGGTGTTTTTGGGAGATATAAACCGCATTTTCCACAAGGCTTTAAGCCTGCT
Protein-coding sequences here:
- a CDS encoding SDH family Clp fold serine proteinase; translation: MSGFDIFWLFFILMTLQPLMRQRFLEAARQRMIEKIEKKRNSRVILLVHRQETMSFFGFPVMRYIDINDSEQVIRAIHMTDPDVPIDIILHTPGGLVLAALQIAKALKRHKAKTTAFVPHYAMSGGTLIALAADEIVMDEHAVLGPVDPQLGQYPAASIVKVAKEKPIDKVDDQTLILADVSEKALRQMKEQLKELLSGKYPDSKIEELAEIMSQGRWTHDYPITFEEAKKLGLPVRTDMPVEIYQLMNLFPQPLRQQPSVMYDPSPRRTSGRENLGFGKNLA
- the rtcA gene encoding RNA 3'-terminal phosphate cyclase, encoding MFQEMIRIDGSYGEGGGQILRTALTLSMLTQKSFELVNIRAKRPKPGLRPQHLTCVKAAQKISGAEVEGARVGSLYLSFHPKKVKPGSYHFDIGTAGATALVFQTVGLALACAGASKLLLKGGTHVPYAPCYHYLAEVYAPILEQLGFSFAFELRRYGFYPAGGGEVSVKIAPQKEISEPFELCGPYKTKKVKVLSVVTEDLPSHIRTRQAKAASEILAEKGFEPEVKLEKAWAKSPGTVVFVAISEGAKRAGFFSLGKKGKPAEKVAEEAVFAFFEFYKTQKAVDPYLADQLLLPLAITRMPFCFDTSRLTRHFFTNLWVIKHFIPDFSPEVRGDLDTPGIVSFLGTV
- a CDS encoding FKBP-type peptidyl-prolyl cis-trans isomerase yields the protein MDDKKVMPNKVITLSYQLEIEGKETPPWFSRPMRVSFLYGRDPLMPLIEQAITGAKEGDELTVTIPPEQAYGPYDKSLVQEISLDQLKNPDQVKEGEYYQEVTPTGRQLMFLVLEKKNGKVIADFNHPAAGHNVIMKIKIDEVREATAMDFAACDMRNCGSG
- a CDS encoding oligopeptide/dipeptide ABC transporter ATP-binding protein, whose amino-acid sequence is MSEILTFRNVSKIYHLRRGFFAPKRAFYAVREVNLAVGREEILGVLGESGCGKSTLARLALGLELPEKGEVLFEGKILSSLSEKERRQIRRKVQIVFQDPYSSLNPRKKIFDLLAEPLVIHKLCTEKKALRERVAQMLALVRLSEEDMKRYPHQFSGGQRQRIALARALILSPELLILDEPTSALDVSVQAQMLELLLKLKQERCLTYFFISHDLPLVLFLSHRVAVMYLGRVVEVSPVTNFYALPHHPYTEMLLEAVPEPDPTLRKQRRLIQGEPLDPTKVEKGCPFFHRCQEALSSCKEETPALREVSQGHLIACFRR
- a CDS encoding ABC transporter ATP-binding protein gives rise to the protein MLVKMKLLEAKDLNIFLAKSRTPIVENLSFDVASGEILALVGESGCGKSLTGLAIMRLLPSGVEARGKLFFQGKNLFELSQEEMRAIRGGRIAMIFQDPMVSLNPVFTVGYQVAEVLVLHQKISFKKALEQAASLLAEVGIPAPKERLKSYPHELSGGMRQRVMIAMALAGNPSLLIADEPTTALDVTIQAQILELLRKLRETRDLAILLISHDLGVVAELADRVAVMYAGRLVEQASCVELFKNPLHPYTKALLEALPQPGKKSLKALSGHVPPPGARPKGCKFSERCPIAQKRCFEEEPSLRASGDGHLVRCFYV
- a CDS encoding rhomboid family intramembrane serine protease, translated to MFPIQDDAPRRGVPVATYILIAINVLVFLLEVSLPRGLVEQIIYYLGVVPARYTHPMGAELFPGLKYLAFVTCLFLHGSWIHLIGNMWTLWIFGDNVEDRMGSLRFVIFYFLCGFCASLFHIYMHPDSTIPTIGASGAISGVLGAYYALFPLARIVVMIPIFIFPFFFEIPAVLYLAWWFFIQVFSGTLSVVQGQIVGGVAWWAHAGGFLAGLFFHRLFCKRGLRPCFADERTPWGVLAFYDQKTNR